GATCACAGTATCCCTGATACTAAGACAGCACTGCATCTGTGCTGGTTCAGAAGGAAACCAGCTATCTGCTGTGGATCAGTATGTACCTTTTCTTCTTGGATCTATTCCATACAAACATGTAAAGACTTGTGTGAGCTGATAGGAGAGATTTAAGGAAATGGTATGACTGCACGCTTAcgaaagaaaaatattgaaaaaataaaaaaaggttgaaTGAATGACTTAGCAATTTAACACAACCATTACCTAAACAACTaatatactttttttgtttatttactcCACTTTTTCCTTAATTTACTAATTTGTATATGATTATGAAAcagctttcacatttttataGGCAGCATTTATTAGTTGTATgcaagtttttttaattcttccccTTTGTTTTTAAGTTGGAAGTGTACATTGTCTTCATTGATAGGTTCTCATGTAAACTGGAACTGTGGATCAGTATAAATGTAGAATATACCAGTAAGATTACATGTAATTGAGAAGAGATGGTCCTATATATTTCCATTTGGATGTAATTTCTGACTTGGACTTCTCTCTATATGCTTTGGTAACAAGTTTGATCTGTTTAATTTCATAGATTCTCCTAGttagtaaaacaaacaaaaacttttaaGAGTTTATGCCTCCTAAAATATTATGAGCTTGTCTACTGTACTATATATTTCAGAATCAGACTTGGTATGATCAGGCTGAGGGCATTCCATCTTTATGTATAAATGGTGTcacttgtttcattttttacgGTGTTGGTGTtgctgttaattatttttaaaaaggctaaGTCACTAAGGGAAGAGACTATTTTCAAgaagttttcttcttcattaGAACAATGGTAAAAAGATTATCTGACTTCCAGATTTTCAGATTTCTATCTGGCCTACAACTGAGGACATAGAAAGCATCTGTGAAATCAGTTTTCTGTCATACATGTAAAACAGTTTGGATGAATCCCTGAATGTTTTGAGACAGATGATGAAATCAGCAAACTTAATTGGAAGAGAAGCATGGGTTCTGACTACTTCTATAATCCCTGAGGCAAACACTCCTAACTTCAGTTAGCTGCATATAGAAAATACACTTGCATTGATGTAAAAAGTCTGTTTAATAAATGCTGAACTGGCAAAGATCTAATTACAGGATAGAAGCTCATAGTATGAGAGCTCAATAAAGAAGATTTTTGTAGGAAGGTTTTCAGGAGTGATTTCAAGGCAGGTTAACAAAACAATGTACACAGTTATTGTCTGCTATTTAAACTGCAGCTGCCTAACATTGTGAGAACAGTTATGCTCTGAAAATGGAATTTCAGAGACATCTGAAATTTAATCTACAATGTGTAGTCATTATTGTATTGCAACAATTTAGCTGCTCTAACTTCTGTGTAACATACAGATTTTAAATTCAACTAACTTTGtactcttcaaagatctacttgGAGAAGTCCCGTGGGCTCAGACTCTAGAAGGTAGGGAGGCCCCAAGAACGCTGGTTTATATTCAAACATCatttcctccaagctcaagatgGGTGCATTCCTTTGAGCAAAAAATCAGATAGAGGAGGAGGGAGACCTACTTGCatgagcaaggagctgctgaaaaaagTAAGAAGTTCACAGTTTGTAGAAGGGACTTGTCAGTTGGGAGAActataggaatgttgtcagggtaTGTAGGAAGGTCAAAGCCTTCTTAGAACTAAACCTGGCTAAggacataaaagagaacaagtagggtttcttcaaatacattagTGGTAAAAGGAAGGATAGGGAAgatgtgggcccactgctgaatgaggtagAAGCCCTagtaacagaggatgcagagaaggcagagttactgaatacCTTATTTGCTTCGGTCTTTGCTCCTATGACCAGCCTTTGTGAATCTCAGACTCTGGAAGTTAAGAGAGAAATCCTGGAGGAAGAAAGACTCTCCACTGGTTGATGAAGATTGGGTTAGAGATCATTTGGGAAAACTGAACATATGGAAATCCATGGGCCCTCATGGGATGCACTCACaatgctgagagagctgggtgaTATTGCTCCACCACTTTatgttatttttgaaagatcatggaaACCAGAAGAGGtgtgcctgaggactggaggaaagccagtgcCACTCCAgccttcaaaaagggcaagacaGATGATCCAGGGAACtcagaccagtcagcctcatctccatccctggaaagcagctcattctggtcatctctaagcacatggaagagaggaaaactaTCAGtagtagccagcatggattcaccaaggggaaataatGTTTGACTAAactgatagccttctatgatgttgtgactgaatgggtagatgcagggagaccagtggatgtagtctaccttgaccttagcaaggcttttgacaccatctcccacaacatcctcgtgagcaagctcaggaagtgtggggtcaaagagtggacagtgagaattggctaaacaatagagcccagagggtggtgtcccatggtgcagagtccagctggagagctgtaactagtggagttccccagggatcagtgctgggtccagtcctgttcaacatcttcatcaacaacttGGATGAGGAGACCAAGTGTATCCTCACCAGGTTTGTTAATGATACAAATCTGGGAGGCTTGGCTGATTCACTGGGAGGCTGTGtggccattcagcaagatttggagAGACAGGacagctgggcaaagaggaacctaatgaggtccaacaagaataagtgtagagccctgcacctggggaggaataacaccatgcaccagtacagattaggagctgacctgctagaaagcagctctgtggagaaggaccttggagtcctggtggacaacaaagTATCCAtgagacagcaatgtgcccttgtggccaagaaggccagtggtatcctggggtgcattaagaagaacCCATACTGCATGTAATGCTAGCTCTGTTAATTGTTTTTCTGAACAGCCATCTAAAACTCAGTTACATTAAGAAATTTTGTCTTTGCCCCAGATAGAAAACAAGCAGTGAATACCAGCCTTTGAAAATGTGTATTCTGGGTAGGACTGCCTAAGGGACAACATAGAAATATTCTGTGCAACAGACCTTAggttctttatttgtttttcagggaATTATGCAACTCGATGGGGATGCCTTAGAAAGAATTGGGGAAGAAAAGCTTAGTAAAACAAATGTTTGCCCTATGAACAGTGCTTTGAGCAATGTCATACAGAGATGACAGTTTCCACTGAACAATGCAGCTGCACTCCCACAATAACAGATGTTATTTATTTcgtttaaaaataaagctctgtTATCATCTGACTGAGAAAAGTTGTATGTGAATATATACATTATGAGATTTTAGTAATGTTTTGGTATGACCTTCATGTTTTTTGTAAACCAGCAATTTGACATGATTACTTCaacttttcagtttcttcaccATGGAAGTACACTAGGTAATCTTCTAGTGGCATTTACAGTTTGTCACTTGTTAGTCCAGTTTCGCTTTTATGTTTATCTGTTGCTTGAGTTGCAAAATGATGGTATGCCCTCCTTAGCTTATGTTACTAATCTAATGGCATTACAAAATTTACAAAAGGACGCTCAGCCAATTCTAATCCCTTGCACTGCAGAGGACATATACTGCCAGCAGGCCCTTTTCTATTCTAGTCCTCACTCCAGGCATTCTTAAAGCACCCCAGAAGTTGTTGGATAATTTAAggaaatttcaaataaattattaagaGGCTAAGtgtaaaaataagtaaataaatctgTTCTACTGCAAATTTACAACTTAACACACCAGGACAAAGAAATAAGCAattgctctttctctttttgcttcaCCTTAAACTCAAGTATATTGGGAGTCATATTAGGGTAAGTATAGCTATTGCAGAGTGAAACATTCAACTTAGTAAGTGTGGCagcaatgtaatttttaatttttggatATTACACAGGAGGTTGTTTTGGTGCATGTTGTCTGCCAAATTAAATAACTTTGATAGAATGAAGTGTAAGCTTTGGTATTTTAATATCACTTGAGGCAGTTTTGAGTGCTTTCTAAAACTTTTAAGGTCATGAGTCTTTTTATATAGAGACCTAAGTGTGAatattaacaaatatttttaagaaatacattaGCACTTGCTAGCAAATAATCATTATTAAGCCTGTAATTAATGCAGTACAATTCTCTTGAAAACACTTTCTTGATTTCATTTAATAGAACGTGGTGGGGCTTGGAAGAGCTGGGCTGATAGTTGCCCCTGTTCTTTAAAGGGTGGTACAGCAAACCCAAGAGTGTATGTAtctcttgtttgttgtttttttttccctcaggtTGAGCTCAGGTAAGTCGCTCGCTATGTTTATTGATCCTTCCACAAAAGCGTAGTAAAATCAAAAAAACGTTGTTTTTCCTGGTAGAGACTTTAATATGCATATTATAAGTACAGAGTGAGCAGAAGGTTTATGTCTGTTTCAGCTTAGTAATTAGTTGCCATATTGGATCTTCAGTGATGGCCTCCATTCTTCTTTGGAGGAAACAGTGTATATTCGATGCCAAGAGCTACGACGAAAGCTGCAAATCCCCACTTGAGTCCCCTAGTAAAGACTTCTGTTAAGGTGACAGGTTTTGCAAAGCCACCCATATATCTCCAGGCTTCATTACTAGAAAAAAGCATTaaatcaaaacaataaaacaagaTCAGTGGAGCCACTGTGACAAACATTAACAGAAacatcttttcagaaaaaaaaagatggaaggTATTTCAACTAGATAAACGTTGAGACCAACATTTCTGTCATTTAAGTAATAGGAGTTGCCACAAGTTCATGATAATTAACTGTAACCCTTTATGCATATAATTTGAGATACAATACCAGCAAACATCATCATTCTAGAACAGTATTGCCTCCCTGAACTCATGTAGTTGTCATCTTCATTTTTTACtctgaaacaaaatcagaacCCACCAGCACATGCAGTAACTACAAAGGCTAGTCACTGCATTATACAGTTTCCCTTAAAAGGTAGTTTTTCCAGCCACAGAAGATCCATCCTAGTGTGGAGGCACTTTGTGTTTTACAGTATGGCATGTAACCATGCTACAGTCAGAAAGCCTactaaaactgattttaaaaaaagctgagaagatTGTGTTTACCTAAAAAGCTACAGAATATTTACAAACCTCACACTGTTTTGCCTTACTGTTTTCATCCTACATTGTTACTGAAAAGCTAGTCACTGCTATAACTTGACTACAGGTATTTATGAGTAGCACAGCCAGTGTAATCTACAGAGATGAAGACTGTTAGTCTCTTCTAAGGACTTAAAATCCTTGAGAAAAGGACTAAATCCCCACATTTGCACAGAAAtgagcaataaaaaataaaaaaaccatcTTTTCAGTAGAAGATACAGGTTTTTTAAACAAGACCGTGAAGTGTTTATGTTCACAGATAATCACCTTATGCAAATGGTTTCTGTGACTCAGGATGAAGGCATGCTAGCATGGAAGAGTATCTTCCAGATGCTAGTATAGGATACAAATTGATAAAGACTTAGGTTTCCAAATATGACATCTTTCACACAGCTCATTCTGTATTGAGTATCTACGTTAATGTGCATTTGCTACAAAGGTGGAAAGCTGATCCCCTGTTTAAAGGAACTTGATATACCAAAGAGGGGAACCCGAGAGAGGGTTATTTTTTCAAGAGTTTTAGTGCAACATCTTAATAATTCAATCTTCTTCCAGATTACTGAAGCAAAAaactttctattttaatttctcctttttatgtAAGGTTGGCATGATACTTCTACTTGTCCTATggactgaaaaattattttacataaaatttgAAAAGTTCATGAGGAATCATCTCATGTTTTAAGATTTTGACTTTGTTCCTTATTTCAACTTCTCACATAATGGGCTTGATCCTCTTCTTTTACCAGAGAAGCATTAATTGTTTTTATCTAGGAGGGGCAACAAATATTACAGAAGCACTTTTTCAGTTTGCTGTTTTGCAACATTCAGAACTTGGAAGTGTGTGACTAAAGTCAGGTTAATTTACACTCAATTTATGGTATTAAACTGGGtccatttttaaatgagaataaGCTTATTGCTTGCTGAAAACAATGTTGTCttatgcaaaggaaaaaaaaatgctaatgcTGCATGCACTCCACCGAACTAGAGGCAACATAAATGTGACACATGCCTGGAAAGTTCATTGGTAACCAATAATCCTAAGGACTCCTAACTCAAGCAGTTCTTATCAAAACTACATTTTACTCAATGCTTACAGCCTTAAGCTGTTtcaaaggaagggaaaaagtgCTGTCAGTCCCAAACCCCTCCACAGGTTAACAGTGTGCAACAACAACTTTTTAACAGATTACCTCTCTGCTCTAACATTTTTCTTGTAGCGATTTGAAGTAAAGCCTTTTGTATGACAACTCTTCGAGTAGTTTGCTcatgcagcttttcctttacAGAAGAACTGGACTACACAGCACAAGACCTCTAGCATTTTTATTCCTCAAGATTAAAGAGTACTTGAGCAAAGTATTAGATAATTCATGATGTGGGACAAGTATGTTAAGCCCTGCTTTAGCAGCTGCCTAAATGACCCAGAACTGCTCTAGCTAAAAGAGAGGTATTCATTGTAGAGTGGGACAACTTAAGGAGGTAAAAATTTGATCCTCCACTATGTCATTCACtgcttaggaaaacaaaatgcacagTGAATCAAATTCCACATTGTAATTTCCAAATAAAGGCCTCCTGTTGTATATGAGGAATGCTATTCCTCTTCTGAATGTCAATGTAAGTTCCATCAACTTCAGCAAGACCTGAGCAGTCTCTTTACTGAGAAGGGGTAGGCTTACTCAGGCGTGCAAGACCTAATAATGCTTATGTGTTTTGGTGGATAAGGTATTGGTGATTGTGCCCAATGTGAATTGTGATGAAACATCACAAAGTGCAAGGTTACCTTGCAAAATGTGGAGACTGGTCAAGGTGATAGAAGGCATGACCTCCatgcaaaaatgtaaataaaggcTTAACTGAAATTCTGACTGATATAATCTAAATGCATTGTCACTATTTTTACTAGGGAAAGAATAGTCTGCAGTTACAAGGTCCAGTTGGTGCTACATGACAACATATAAAAATTATTGTTGAGCCTCTTGCACTTACCGAGCCCATGGATCCCTCAGACCCCGTTTGGCCAGCCTTTCCTGGACCTTCTCTAGTGGAGTACCCTCTACCTTCCATATCCTGTAGTCAGGGAGTTCCATTTTGCCATGGCCGTGGCCATGTTCATTTCCATGCCCCATACCTACAAGAAAAGATTTGagttttatttctcagaaaGTATCACTTATTTTTACACACTTGAAAAGAACAATACCCTGTACAGGGAAAACAGGGAGGTTACAAGAAGTATTCCAAAGCAAATACCACTGTATGTGAAGCACCTACTgcactgtacacagcactgTAGAACAAAATCCTAAGAGAATAATACTGCGTTTCAGAAGCTGGTGATTAAGTATAGTGAGGCAAACTGGGCAGATTTGAGTGTTACTGTGTTGTAAGTCAGCGCCGCTATGTTAATCAAGTAGCTGTGTATATTTTCTGTGCCAGGAAAACAATTGTTTCCAATGGCTATAAATGCACTTCAGCAACACCAGGGCCCACCAACTTGCAGGATTTCCAGAGTACATCAAAAAGCTCAAGAGTTCAGTTTTGAAATTTCCAATTTAGGTATGGCAGAGCTATCATCACCaagtgctgaagaaaaacaaagacttGGCTCTTTAGCCCCTTTTAAGTGGTCTCCAATTCAGTCAAACATAACTGGTGATAAACAGGTACAAGACAGAATTTCACAAGGCTGCTAAATTTATGATTTAGATAAAGCTTTGAGAGAACTATGAAAATATAAAGGTTCTCACTAAAAACAGTGATCAAGGCAGATGAGAAGGTGAACATTTTCAGTGAGATCATGAAGGACATAAAGAATATAACAATGACTTTGAAGTCTCTAAGCACCTGAGACTTCTTTGAGCCAggattttccattttaacactTATTTGATAGCAAAAAACACATgtaatgtctttattttttagaaTTGACTGGAATGCAATGGTGCCAAGGACACAGCTTTGAATTCTGTAACTTAAAGATCTCAAGGTGTGGAGGCAAGTAAGAATTCTCCTCCAGAAGGGAATATGAAGAAGAGGTCTATTGCTGTCATTACCGGGAAAGCTCTCCCAGAATTAAAACACAGCCAACCCCCGCCACTGAACTCCAAGACCTCCTACAAATATTCACCTTCCTCCCAGGATAGGGTTTATACGCACACACGCCAGTCAGCGGGGTGCACTGCAGCCAGAACGGGCAAAAGGAGAGCGGAAAGGCCGCCCCGAGACGGGGCAGCAGGACCCTCACGGCCTCAGCGCTAGTCTGGGCGGTGTCCGGCTAACGGCGCGCCTGGAGGGGCCACGGCGGCTGCGCCGCGCCGCGCCAGCTGAGGGGCACAGCCCAGAGCAACAGACACTTTCGAcaccccctcccctctcctcccagtcCCACGCACAGACACGTCCAGGGTGGGCAGCCACCCAGACAGGTCCCCGGACCCGTCTCCCGCCAACAGGCCTTCAGTACTTGCCCCCTTCCTGACTCTCCTTCAAGACGCAGACGCCTCCCGGAAGCGGAAGTGTGCGACAGGGCCCGCCACTACAGGAAGCGCAGCCAGCCACAAGGGTTCCGGGCAGCTTCCGTTCCGGTTTCTCCCGTGTCTTGGCGAAGCCAGCAAGGCCGCTGCCCAGCCCTCTGCTGCCGGCTGACCTCCCGCCGGGCTGTAACGAGGCAGGTCCCGCACGCGGAGCGGCAGCCCCCGATCTCTGGCGGAGGAGCCGGGCCGGGGGTAGGAGGGAGACACGGAGGATAAAGCGGCCAATCAGTGCAGGGCTTGTTGGGAGCAGGAGCGGCCCAATGGGTGGGTGTGTTGCTGCGCTGCGGGGCTGGCAGCGGCTGGAGGTGGCCGCGGAGGAGAAGGGGGTGAGGGGGCGGCGGTAGCAGTGCCCAGTCCCGGAGGCGTTGCacggcgggggcgggcgggacCTGGCCCTGCCGCGCGGATCCCTCCCGCTCCCTCCTCCTCGCGGCTTGGTCGTTGCGCGCCCAGCGCTGCCGGGTGCGCGAGCAGGGACGGAAGCCCGCAGGGTCCGCGCGTGCGGGGCCGCGAGCCGCTGTCCcgtccccctccctccctccccgccgccgctgcccgccggggcgcggggcgctgCTCGGCCTTCCCTCCCGCCCGCGGCCCCCGGGCCCCCAGGCGGGGCGGGCTgcggccccgcgcccggcccTGAGGGCAGCCCCGAGCCCGGCCGCC
This is a stretch of genomic DNA from Apus apus isolate bApuApu2 chromosome 6, bApuApu2.pri.cur, whole genome shotgun sequence. It encodes these proteins:
- the NDUFB3 gene encoding NADH dehydrogenase [ubiquinone] 1 beta subcomplex subunit 3; amino-acid sequence: MGHGNEHGHGHGKMELPDYRIWKVEGTPLEKVQERLAKRGLRDPWARNEAWRYMGGFAKPVTLTEVFTRGLKWGFAAFVVALGIEYTLFPPKKNGGHH